The following proteins are encoded in a genomic region of Streptomyces sp. SLBN-31:
- the rho gene encoding transcription termination factor Rho, whose translation MSDTTDLMGARVEETAAAPATDASAPTTGAGSRRRRGTGLDGMVLAELQQVASGLGIRGTARMRKSQLIEVIKEAQAGGGAAAAKADAATETKPKRRATSKARTGDDGAPAAEKKATEAPAEKAVAQQQIEIPGQPAAGDDAPTERRRRRATAEAGAPTGSGAETVVAEAKSEARNDNSAPQAQNDAKGDAGDGEGRGRRDRRDRGRDRGDRQDRGERQDRGDRQDRGDRRKGDDQQGQGGQQRGQQQNQQGGGRQDNRQQQDDDDFDGGRRGRRGRYRDRRGRRGRDDIATEPQIAEDDVLIPVAGILDILDNYAFIRTSGYLPGPNDVYVSLAQVRKNGLRKGDHVTGAVRQPKEGERREKFNALVRLDSVNGMSPEHGRGRPEFNKLTPLYPQDRLRLETDPGVLTTRIIDLVSPIGKGQRGLIVAPPKTGKTMIMQAIANAITHNNPECHLMVVLVDERPEEVTDMQRSVKGEVISSTFDRPAEDHTTVAELAIERAKRLVELGHDVVVLLDSITRLGRAYNLAAPASGRILSGGVDSTALYPPKRFFGAARNIEDGGSLTILATALVDTGSRMDEVIFEEFKGTGNAELKLDRKLADKRIFPAVDVDASGTRKEEILLAPDELGIVWKLRRVLHALDQQQAVELLLDKMKQTKSNAEFLMQIQKTTPTPGNGD comes from the coding sequence GTGAGCGACACCACCGATCTGATGGGCGCACGTGTCGAGGAGACCGCTGCCGCGCCCGCCACGGACGCCTCCGCGCCTACCACCGGTGCCGGCTCCCGGCGGCGCCGCGGTACCGGCCTCGACGGCATGGTGCTGGCCGAGCTGCAGCAGGTCGCCTCGGGCCTCGGCATCAGGGGCACCGCGCGGATGCGCAAGAGCCAGCTGATCGAGGTCATCAAGGAGGCGCAGGCCGGAGGCGGTGCCGCGGCCGCCAAGGCCGACGCCGCCACCGAGACCAAGCCGAAGCGCCGGGCCACCTCCAAGGCCCGTACCGGCGATGACGGTGCTCCCGCCGCCGAGAAGAAGGCGACCGAGGCCCCCGCCGAGAAGGCCGTGGCCCAGCAGCAGATCGAGATCCCCGGCCAGCCCGCCGCCGGTGACGACGCCCCCACCGAGCGCCGTCGTCGCCGTGCCACCGCCGAGGCCGGCGCCCCGACGGGTTCGGGTGCCGAGACCGTCGTCGCCGAGGCCAAGAGCGAGGCCAGGAACGACAACTCCGCCCCGCAGGCGCAGAACGACGCCAAGGGCGACGCCGGTGACGGCGAGGGCCGTGGCCGCCGCGACCGCCGGGACCGCGGCCGTGACCGCGGTGACCGTCAGGACCGCGGCGAGCGCCAGGACCGCGGTGACCGTCAGGACCGCGGGGACCGCCGCAAGGGCGACGACCAGCAGGGCCAGGGCGGCCAGCAGCGTGGTCAGCAGCAGAACCAGCAGGGCGGCGGCCGTCAGGACAACCGCCAGCAGCAGGACGACGACGACTTCGACGGCGGCCGCCGCGGCCGTCGCGGGCGCTACCGCGACCGTCGTGGCCGGCGTGGCCGCGACGACATCGCCACCGAGCCGCAGATCGCCGAGGACGACGTCCTGATCCCGGTCGCGGGCATCCTCGACATCCTCGACAACTACGCCTTCATCCGTACCTCGGGCTACCTCCCCGGGCCGAACGACGTGTACGTCTCCCTCGCCCAGGTCCGCAAGAACGGCCTGCGCAAGGGCGACCACGTCACCGGCGCGGTCCGTCAGCCCAAGGAAGGCGAGCGGCGCGAGAAGTTCAACGCGCTGGTCCGCCTCGACTCCGTCAACGGCATGTCGCCCGAACACGGCCGTGGCCGCCCGGAGTTCAACAAGCTGACCCCGCTCTACCCGCAGGACCGGCTCCGTCTGGAGACGGACCCGGGCGTGCTGACCACCCGCATCATCGACCTCGTGTCGCCGATCGGTAAGGGCCAGCGCGGTCTGATCGTGGCCCCGCCGAAGACCGGCAAGACCATGATCATGCAGGCGATCGCCAACGCGATCACGCACAACAACCCCGAGTGCCACCTGATGGTCGTCCTGGTCGACGAGCGTCCGGAAGAGGTCACCGACATGCAGCGGTCGGTCAAGGGCGAGGTCATCTCCTCGACCTTCGACCGTCCGGCCGAGGACCACACCACGGTCGCCGAGCTCGCCATCGAGCGCGCCAAGCGTCTGGTGGAGCTGGGCCACGACGTGGTCGTGCTGCTCGACTCCATCACGCGTCTGGGCCGTGCGTACAACCTCGCCGCGCCCGCCTCCGGCCGCATCCTGTCCGGTGGTGTCGACTCGACCGCCCTGTACCCGCCGAAGCGGTTCTTCGGTGCCGCGCGCAACATCGAGGACGGCGGCTCGCTCACCATCCTCGCGACCGCGCTCGTCGACACCGGGTCCCGCATGGACGAGGTGATCTTCGAGGAGTTCAAGGGCACCGGCAACGCGGAGCTCAAGCTCGACCGGAAGCTCGCCGACAAGCGCATCTTCCCCGCGGTGGACGTGGACGCGTCCGGTACCCGTAAGGAAGAGATCCTGCTCGCCCCCGACGAGCTCGGGATCGTCTGGAAGCTGCGCCGGGTGCTGCACGCCCTCGACCAGCAGCAGGCGGTCGAGCTGCTGCTCGACAAGATGAAGCAGACGAAGTCGAACGCCGAATTCCTGATGCAGATCCAGAAGACGACGCCGACCCCCGGCAACGGCGACTGA
- a CDS encoding trypsin-like serine protease, whose protein sequence is MRLALPLAAAGIAAAVGAAVLTSSASAATSVPTPTGKPDTVSVSTAALTERIAGALATDGTAGEAAPSKSSYSASTTTSGSTVSPYVIGGTDTAITSAPWMAQLWYYDDNGTSSDTSDDIGFFCGGTVVSPTKILTAAHCVKDENGKSYNWKAYGAVLTGTSQLPTTDSSNNTDLHGGTVSLPLRQWNHPSYSPTTINNDIAVLTLASPVKATPIRMTTSGDTASYAGGTSATVYGWGRTSSTSQDISDTLKSATLTIHADSTCSNVYGSDYVAGHMICAGVQSGSDTGTKAACNGDSGGPLVVNNRIVGVVSWGVTDCVAKGYYSVFSKVSTYIGAAYANVDDTNLSYTDGKADLFVRNSSTKEAYEKDSTGSSFAARQSLGSYSGVNLVLQTDLNRDGYQDLVLRQSSTGDMYWLHYVPSSDSWSKTKIFGGWTTRTRIIAPGDVTGDYLPDLLSVDSGGALWIYPGKGNGTFAARVQVGTGWNQYNMVRGKGDFTGDGKADLLARNKSTGDLYLYKGTGKSGTGAFSTRIKVRSAWTGYNAFDAIGDVNGDGKADFLARTSGGTLYLYKGTGKATSEIFATRVSVGTGFQQYDIFG, encoded by the coding sequence ATGCGTCTCGCGCTGCCCCTCGCCGCCGCCGGTATCGCGGCGGCCGTCGGCGCCGCCGTGCTGACCTCCTCGGCCAGCGCCGCGACCTCCGTGCCGACGCCGACCGGCAAGCCCGACACCGTCTCCGTCTCGACGGCCGCGCTCACCGAGCGGATCGCGGGCGCGCTCGCGACCGACGGCACCGCCGGGGAGGCCGCTCCCAGCAAGTCGTCGTACAGCGCGAGCACCACCACCTCCGGCTCCACGGTCAGCCCGTACGTCATCGGCGGCACCGACACCGCCATCACCTCGGCGCCCTGGATGGCGCAGCTGTGGTACTACGACGACAACGGCACGTCCTCCGACACCAGCGACGACATCGGCTTCTTCTGCGGCGGCACGGTCGTGTCGCCGACGAAGATCCTCACCGCCGCGCACTGCGTCAAGGACGAGAACGGCAAGAGCTACAACTGGAAGGCCTACGGCGCCGTCCTTACCGGCACCAGCCAGCTGCCGACCACCGACAGCTCCAACAACACCGACCTGCACGGCGGCACCGTCTCGCTGCCGCTGCGGCAGTGGAACCACCCGTCGTACAGCCCGACGACCATCAACAACGACATCGCCGTCCTCACCCTGGCCTCCCCGGTCAAGGCGACGCCGATCCGCATGACGACGTCCGGTGACACCGCCTCGTACGCCGGCGGCACCAGCGCCACCGTCTACGGCTGGGGGCGCACCAGCTCCACCAGCCAGGACATCTCCGACACGCTGAAGTCGGCGACGCTGACCATCCACGCCGACTCGACGTGCTCGAACGTCTACGGCTCCGACTACGTCGCCGGGCACATGATCTGCGCCGGCGTGCAGAGCGGCAGCGACACCGGCACCAAGGCCGCCTGCAACGGCGACTCCGGCGGACCGCTCGTCGTGAACAACCGGATCGTCGGCGTCGTCTCGTGGGGCGTCACGGACTGTGTCGCGAAGGGCTACTACAGCGTCTTCTCGAAGGTCAGCACCTACATCGGCGCCGCCTACGCGAACGTCGACGACACCAACCTGAGCTACACGGACGGCAAGGCCGACCTGTTCGTGCGCAACTCCTCGACGAAGGAGGCGTACGAGAAGGACTCCACGGGTTCGTCGTTCGCCGCCCGGCAGTCGCTGGGGTCGTACAGCGGAGTGAACCTGGTCCTGCAGACCGACCTGAACCGGGACGGCTACCAAGACCTCGTGCTGCGCCAGAGCTCCACCGGCGACATGTACTGGCTGCACTACGTGCCGTCCAGCGACTCCTGGTCCAAGACGAAGATCTTCGGCGGCTGGACCACCCGGACCCGGATCATCGCCCCCGGCGACGTCACCGGCGACTACCTGCCCGACCTGCTGTCGGTCGACTCCGGCGGCGCCCTGTGGATCTACCCCGGCAAGGGCAACGGCACCTTCGCCGCCCGCGTCCAGGTCGGCACCGGCTGGAACCAGTACAACATGGTGCGCGGCAAGGGCGACTTCACCGGCGACGGCAAGGCCGACCTGCTCGCCCGCAACAAGTCCACCGGCGACCTGTACCTGTACAAGGGCACCGGCAAGTCCGGCACCGGCGCCTTCTCGACCCGGATCAAGGTGCGCAGCGCCTGGACGGGCTACAACGCCTTCGACGCGATCGGCGACGTGAACGGCGACGGCAAGGCGGACTTCCTGGCCCGTACGTCCGGAGGCACCCTTTACCTGTACAAGGGCACCGGTAAGGCGACGAGCGAGATCTTTGCCACAAGAGTGTCGGTCGGTACCGGTTTCCAGCAGTACGACATCTTCGGCTGA
- a CDS encoding LCP family protein translates to MGGTGAGYLYFKLNGNIKSIDINGALGTDRPAKAGNGSENILVLGSDSRSGSNKKLGGGADDGSARSDTAMIVHVYKGHKRASVVSMPRDTLIDRPECTDSKGDKHDAASGVMFNSAYSTGGATCAVKTVESLTGLRMDHYLEVDFSGFEKLIDELGGVPVTTTKNIDDKQSHLDLKAGTHKLDGKQALGLVRTRHGVGDGSDLGRIQLQQAFIKALVDQVKHVGIFTSPKKLYDLADTATSTVTTDSDLGSVNSLMSFAGGLKGIGSGDLHMVTMPVRYDPADPNRVIVEKAKARQVWDALKNDRAIPASAVKDTASGNAKGVVE, encoded by the coding sequence CTGGGGGGCACCGGCGCCGGTTACCTCTACTTCAAGCTCAACGGCAACATCAAGAGCATCGACATCAACGGCGCCCTCGGCACCGACCGGCCGGCGAAGGCCGGCAACGGCTCCGAGAACATCCTGGTCCTCGGCTCGGACAGCCGCTCCGGCAGCAACAAGAAGCTCGGCGGCGGCGCCGACGACGGCAGCGCCCGTTCGGACACGGCGATGATCGTGCACGTCTACAAGGGCCACAAGCGGGCAAGCGTGGTCTCCATGCCCCGCGACACCCTCATCGACCGGCCCGAGTGCACCGACTCCAAGGGCGACAAGCATGACGCCGCCTCCGGCGTGATGTTCAACAGCGCCTACTCGACCGGCGGCGCGACCTGCGCCGTGAAGACCGTCGAGTCCCTCACCGGCCTGCGCATGGACCACTACCTCGAGGTCGACTTCAGCGGCTTCGAGAAGCTCATCGACGAACTCGGCGGTGTCCCGGTCACCACGACCAAGAACATCGACGACAAGCAGAGCCATCTGGACCTCAAGGCCGGCACGCACAAGCTCGACGGCAAGCAGGCCCTCGGCCTGGTCCGCACCCGGCACGGGGTCGGCGACGGCTCCGACCTCGGCCGCATCCAGCTCCAGCAGGCGTTCATCAAGGCGCTGGTCGACCAGGTCAAGCACGTCGGCATCTTCACCAGCCCGAAGAAGCTCTACGACCTCGCCGACACCGCCACCAGCACCGTGACCACCGACTCCGACCTCGGCTCCGTGAACTCGCTCATGTCCTTCGCGGGTGGCCTCAAGGGCATCGGCTCCGGCGACCTGCACATGGTGACCATGCCGGTCCGCTACGACCCGGCGGATCCCAACCGCGTCATCGTCGAGAAGGCCAAGGCCCGGCAGGTCTGGGACGCCCTCAAGAACGACCGGGCGATCCCCGCGAGCGCCGTCAAGGACACCGCTTCCGGCAACGCCAAGGGTGTCGTGGAATAG
- the rpmE gene encoding 50S ribosomal protein L31: MKRDIHPEYVETQVSCTCGASFTTRSTISSGTIRAEVCSECHPFYTGKQKILDTGGRVARFEARFGKAAAGSKK; the protein is encoded by the coding sequence TTGAAGCGCGACATCCACCCCGAGTACGTCGAGACGCAGGTCAGCTGCACCTGTGGCGCGTCGTTCACCACCCGCAGCACGATCTCCAGCGGCACCATCCGCGCCGAGGTCTGCTCCGAGTGCCACCCGTTCTACACGGGCAAGCAGAAGATCCTCGACACCGGTGGCCGTGTGGCCCGCTTCGAGGCCCGCTTCGGCAAGGCTGCGGCCGGCTCCAAGAAGTAG
- the prfA gene encoding peptide chain release factor 1 has translation MFEAVEELVGEHADLEKKLADPSVHSDQANARKLNKRYAELTPIVATYRSWKQTGDDIETAKEFAAADPDFAAEVKELEKQREELTEKLRLLLVPRDPSDDKDVILEIKAGAGGDESALFAGDLLRMYLRYAERVGWKTEIIDATESELGGYKDVQVAVKTKGGQGATEPGQGVWARLKYEGGVHRVQRVPATESQGRIHTSAAGVLVTPEAEEVDVEINPNDLRIDVYRSSGPGGQSVNTTDSAVRITHLPTGVVASCQNEKSQLQNKEQAMRILRSRLLAAAQEEAEKEAADARRSQVRTVDRSEKIRTYNFPENRISDHRVGFKAYNLDQVLDGDLDAVIQACVDADSAAKLAAA, from the coding sequence ATGTTCGAGGCCGTCGAGGAACTCGTCGGTGAGCACGCCGACCTGGAGAAGAAGCTCGCCGACCCGTCGGTCCACTCCGACCAGGCCAACGCGCGCAAGCTCAACAAGCGTTACGCCGAGCTGACTCCCATCGTCGCCACGTACCGCTCCTGGAAGCAGACCGGCGACGACATCGAGACGGCGAAGGAATTCGCCGCCGCCGACCCGGACTTCGCGGCCGAGGTCAAGGAGCTGGAGAAGCAGCGCGAGGAACTCACCGAGAAGCTGCGCCTGCTGCTCGTCCCGCGCGACCCCAGCGACGACAAGGACGTCATCCTCGAGATCAAGGCGGGCGCCGGCGGCGACGAGTCGGCCCTCTTCGCCGGGGACCTGCTGCGCATGTACCTGCGCTACGCCGAGCGCGTCGGCTGGAAGACCGAGATCATCGACGCCACCGAGTCCGAGCTGGGCGGCTACAAGGACGTCCAGGTCGCCGTGAAGACCAAGGGCGGCCAGGGCGCCACCGAACCGGGCCAGGGCGTCTGGGCGCGGCTGAAGTACGAGGGCGGCGTGCACCGCGTGCAGCGCGTGCCGGCGACCGAGTCCCAGGGCCGAATCCACACCTCCGCGGCCGGTGTCCTCGTCACCCCCGAGGCCGAGGAGGTCGACGTCGAGATCAACCCCAACGACCTGCGCATCGACGTCTACCGCTCCTCCGGGCCGGGCGGCCAGTCGGTCAACACCACCGACTCCGCCGTGCGCATCACGCACCTGCCCACCGGAGTCGTCGCCTCCTGCCAGAACGAGAAGAGCCAGCTGCAGAACAAGGAGCAGGCGATGCGTATCCTGCGCTCCAGGCTGCTCGCAGCGGCGCAGGAGGAGGCGGAGAAGGAGGCCGCCGACGCCCGCCGCAGCCAGGTCCGCACCGTCGACCGCTCCGAGAAGATCCGCACGTACAACTTCCCGGAGAACCGCATCTCGGACCACCGCGTCGGCTTCAAGGCCTACAACCTGGACCAGGTCCTGGACGGTGACCTCGACGCGGTGATCCAGGCCTGCGTCGACGCGGACTCGGCGGCGAAGCTGGCGGCCGCGTAA
- the prmC gene encoding peptide chain release factor N(5)-glutamine methyltransferase — protein MNLLLAEVAQATQRLADAGVPSPRNDAEELAAFVHGVKRGELHSVKDSDFDARYWEVIARREQREPLQHITGRAYFRYLELHVGPGVFVPRPETESVVGWAIDAVRAMDVVEPTIVDLCTGSGAIALALAQEVPRSKVHAVELSEDALAWTRKNVEGSRVDLRQGNALDAFRDLDGQVDLVISNPPYIPLTEWEYVAPEARDYDPELALFSGEDGLDLIRGLERTAHRLLRPGGVVVIEHADTQGGQVPWIFTEERGWADAADHPDLNNRPRFATARKALP, from the coding sequence GTGAACCTGCTGCTCGCAGAGGTGGCACAGGCCACCCAGCGGCTGGCCGACGCCGGCGTGCCCTCGCCGCGCAACGACGCGGAGGAGCTCGCCGCGTTCGTGCACGGCGTGAAGCGGGGCGAGCTGCACTCCGTGAAGGACTCGGACTTCGACGCCCGCTACTGGGAGGTCATCGCCCGGCGTGAACAGCGCGAGCCGCTGCAGCACATCACCGGGCGCGCCTACTTCCGGTACCTCGAACTCCACGTCGGGCCGGGCGTGTTCGTGCCGCGGCCGGAGACCGAGTCCGTGGTCGGGTGGGCCATAGACGCCGTGCGCGCCATGGACGTCGTGGAGCCGACCATCGTCGACCTGTGCACCGGCTCCGGCGCCATCGCGCTCGCCCTGGCCCAGGAAGTCCCGCGCTCCAAGGTGCACGCCGTGGAGCTGTCGGAGGACGCCCTGGCGTGGACCCGCAAGAACGTCGAGGGTTCCCGGGTCGACCTGCGGCAGGGCAACGCCCTGGACGCCTTCCGCGACCTCGACGGCCAGGTCGACCTGGTGATCTCCAACCCGCCCTACATCCCGCTGACCGAGTGGGAGTACGTCGCCCCCGAGGCCCGGGACTACGACCCCGAACTCGCCCTGTTCTCCGGGGAGGACGGCCTCGACCTCATCCGCGGTCTGGAGCGGACCGCGCACCGGCTGCTGCGCCCGGGCGGCGTCGTCGTCATCGAGCACGCCGACACCCAGGGCGGCCAGGTCCCGTGGATCTTCACCGAGGAGCGCGGCTGGGCCGACGCGGCCGACCACCCCGACCTCAACAACCGCCCCCGGTTCGCCACGGCCCGCAAGGCGCTGCCGTGA
- a CDS encoding L-threonylcarbamoyladenylate synthase, protein MARRYDTNDATDRITGLREAASAVRRGELVVLPTDTVYGIGADAFSSEAVADLLQAKGRGRTMPTPVLIGSPNTLHGLVTDFSEMAWELVDAFWPGALTLVAKHQPSLQWDLGDTRGTVAVRMPLHPVAIELLTEVGPMAVSSANISGHPAPEDCDAAQEMLGDSVSVYLDGGPTPGNVPSSIVDVSGPVPVLLREGALSPEELRKVVPDLEVAN, encoded by the coding sequence ATGGCACGGCGATACGACACCAACGACGCGACCGACCGCATCACCGGTCTGCGCGAGGCCGCGTCCGCCGTCCGCCGTGGCGAGCTGGTGGTCCTCCCGACCGACACGGTGTACGGCATCGGCGCGGACGCGTTCTCCTCGGAGGCCGTCGCCGACCTGCTCCAGGCCAAGGGCCGGGGCCGCACCATGCCCACCCCCGTCCTCATCGGCTCCCCGAACACCCTGCACGGCCTGGTCACGGACTTCTCCGAGATGGCCTGGGAGCTGGTCGACGCCTTCTGGCCGGGCGCGCTGACCCTGGTCGCCAAGCACCAGCCGTCCCTGCAGTGGGACCTGGGGGACACCCGGGGCACGGTGGCCGTCCGTATGCCGCTGCACCCCGTCGCCATCGAGCTGCTGACCGAGGTCGGCCCCATGGCGGTCTCCTCCGCCAACATCAGCGGCCACCCGGCGCCGGAGGACTGCGACGCCGCCCAGGAGATGCTCGGCGACTCGGTCTCCGTCTACCTCGACGGCGGCCCCACCCCCGGCAACGTGCCGTCCTCCATCGTCGACGTCAGCGGACCGGTCCCGGTGCTGCTGCGGGAGGGCGCACTCTCGCCGGAGGAGCTGCGCAAGGTCGTACCTGACCTCGAGGTGGCCAATTGA
- a CDS encoding protein-tyrosine-phosphatase: MTAPDAGRGIGNGELAAEITTTFVGLPRDCFRILHVSTGNVCRSPITERLTRHYVKQRLGVLGAALIVESAGTWGHEGAPMEANAETVLADFGADASGFTGRELLDEHVIMADLVLTATRDHRAQVISMGHSAGLRTFTLKEFTRLVRAIDPATLPPLEEGIVVRARALVRAAAALRGWLLAPTLEADEVYDPYGAPLTFFRSIGDEIHQALDPVVTALTGVPARM; the protein is encoded by the coding sequence TTGACGGCCCCTGACGCGGGGCGTGGCATAGGCAACGGGGAACTCGCGGCGGAAATCACGACGACGTTCGTCGGGCTTCCGCGCGACTGCTTCCGCATCCTCCACGTCAGCACCGGCAACGTCTGCCGCTCGCCCATCACCGAGCGGCTGACCCGGCATTACGTGAAACAGCGGCTCGGCGTCCTGGGCGCCGCGCTGATCGTGGAGAGCGCGGGCACCTGGGGCCACGAGGGCGCGCCCATGGAGGCCAACGCGGAGACCGTGCTGGCCGACTTCGGCGCCGACGCCTCCGGGTTCACCGGCCGGGAGCTGCTGGACGAGCACGTCATCATGGCCGACCTCGTCCTGACGGCCACCCGCGACCACCGCGCCCAGGTCATCTCCATGGGCCACTCGGCGGGCCTGCGCACCTTCACGCTGAAGGAGTTCACCCGTCTGGTCCGCGCGATCGACCCTGCGACCCTGCCCCCGCTGGAGGAGGGCATAGTCGTCCGCGCGCGGGCCCTGGTGCGCGCGGCGGCGGCTCTACGCGGGTGGCTGCTGGCGCCCACCCTGGAGGCGGACGAGGTGTACGACCCGTACGGGGCACCGCTGACCTTCTTCCGGTCCATCGGCGACGAGATACACCAGGCGCTCGATCCGGTGGTGACGGCGCTGACCGGAGTGCCCGCGCGCATGTGA
- the glyA gene encoding serine hydroxymethyltransferase translates to MPVTHAPATADVLRLQDPELAEILLGELDRQSTTLQLIAAENFTSPAVLAALGSVLANKYAEGYPGARHHGGCEIVDVAERLAVDRAKALFGAEHANVQSHSGSSAVLAAYAALLRPGDTVLALGLPHGGHLTHGSPANFSGRWFDFVGYGVDAETGLIDYDQVRTLARSHRPKAIVCGSIAYPRHIDYALFREVADEVGAYLIADAAHPIGLVAGGAAPSPVPYADIVCATTHKVLRGPRGGMLLCGSDLAERVDRAVFPFTQGGAQMHTIAAKAVAFGEAATPAFAAYAHQVVANAKVLAARLAAEGLVVTTGGTDTHLITADPAPLGVDGRTARGRLAAAGMVLDCCALPHGDARGLRLGTAAVTTQGMGEEEMRHIAALFAQVLRGDVENQKARDQVRELAGRFQPYPG, encoded by the coding sequence ATGCCGGTCACCCATGCCCCCGCGACCGCCGACGTCCTGCGGCTGCAGGACCCCGAGCTGGCCGAGATCCTGCTCGGGGAGCTCGACCGGCAGTCGACGACGCTGCAGCTGATCGCCGCCGAGAACTTCACCTCGCCGGCCGTGCTGGCCGCGCTCGGATCGGTGCTGGCCAACAAGTACGCGGAGGGCTATCCGGGGGCCCGGCACCACGGCGGCTGCGAGATCGTCGACGTCGCCGAGCGGCTGGCCGTCGACCGCGCCAAGGCCCTTTTCGGCGCCGAGCACGCCAACGTCCAGTCGCACTCGGGGTCCTCCGCGGTCCTCGCCGCGTACGCGGCCCTGCTGCGGCCCGGCGACACCGTCCTGGCCCTCGGTCTGCCCCACGGCGGCCACCTCACCCACGGCTCGCCCGCCAACTTCTCCGGCCGCTGGTTCGACTTCGTCGGCTACGGGGTGGACGCGGAGACCGGGCTCATCGACTACGACCAGGTCAGGACCCTGGCCCGCAGCCACCGGCCGAAGGCGATCGTGTGCGGCTCCATCGCCTACCCCCGGCACATCGACTACGCCCTCTTCCGGGAGGTCGCCGACGAGGTGGGCGCCTATCTGATCGCCGACGCCGCCCATCCCATCGGGCTCGTCGCCGGGGGAGCGGCGCCCAGCCCGGTGCCGTACGCCGACATCGTCTGCGCGACCACGCACAAGGTGCTGCGCGGGCCGCGCGGCGGGATGCTGCTGTGCGGGAGCGACCTGGCCGAACGGGTCGACCGGGCGGTTTTCCCGTTCACCCAGGGCGGGGCGCAGATGCACACCATCGCCGCCAAGGCCGTCGCGTTCGGGGAGGCGGCGACACCGGCGTTCGCCGCGTACGCCCATCAGGTGGTCGCCAACGCGAAGGTCCTCGCGGCCCGGCTGGCCGCGGAGGGGCTGGTCGTGACGACGGGCGGCACTGACACGCACCTCATCACCGCCGACCCCGCGCCCCTCGGCGTCGACGGGCGCACCGCGCGCGGGCGGCTCGCGGCGGCCGGGATGGTCCTGGACTGCTGCGCGCTGCCGCACGGGGACGCGCGAGGGCTGAGGCTCGGCACGGCTGCGGTGACGACGCAGGGCATGGGGGAGGAGGAGATGCGTCACATCGCCGCATTGTTCGCACAAGTCCTGCGCGGTGACGTGGAGAATCAGAAGGCGCGTGATCAAGTGCGTGAGCTGGCCGGTAGATTTCAGCCGTATCCCGGCTGA